The Lewinellaceae bacterium genome includes a region encoding these proteins:
- a CDS encoding heme-binding domain-containing protein codes for MKKKILWGVLALLVIIQFFRIDKTNPTSDPAKDFIAMTNPPAEVAGMIKASCYDCHSNQSVYPWYTNVAPVSWFIKKHINEGRKHLNFSEWGNYEERRRNHKLEEFYGEVNQREMPLQSYLIIHSESRLTDEQVKKMTDWIVEIGGEGVKGEGEEE; via the coding sequence ATGAAAAAGAAAATTTTATGGGGTGTTCTCGCCCTGCTTGTTATCATCCAGTTTTTCCGGATCGACAAAACCAATCCGACATCTGATCCGGCAAAGGATTTTATTGCGATGACCAATCCGCCGGCTGAGGTAGCAGGGATGATCAAGGCCAGTTGCTACGATTGTCACTCCAATCAATCGGTTTATCCCTGGTACACCAACGTGGCCCCCGTTTCCTGGTTTATCAAAAAACACATCAATGAAGGTCGGAAGCATCTCAACTTTTCAGAATGGGGTAACTACGAAGAACGCCGCAGGAATCACAAACTTGAAGAATTTTACGGAGAGGTGAACCAGCGCGAAATGCCTTTGCAGTCGTACCTGATCATCCATTCCGAATCCAGGTTGACCGACGAACAGGTCAAAAAAATGACCGACTGGATTGTGGAGATCGGCGGCGAAGGAGTGAAAGGAGAAGGGGAAGAGGAGTAA
- a CDS encoding efflux RND transporter periplasmic adaptor subunit gives MQNIKSILLLLALGAFASSCHSGKEEANISDEVTQEMGQTNGTIHLSEEQINMAGITYGMPEKRKVSSYIECTGKVEVPPNSLASVYSSVSGFIGEVRQLPGDYVKKGTLLTTIKHPDIIKLQTSYLESKSRLEFAEQDFLRKKTLIAEDATSQKTFQEAKLNYETEQASFKGLKAELDLIGLSVSQIEAGNIQPYVQIYAPINGFVATVNINKGKLIGPSDLLYEIVDDSHMHLELQIFAKDIPKVKKGQYIEAFVPGLEDKIGAEVHLVGHVIDMETKTTMVHGHFEDKPATLTAGTYLHARIFDEGKEVLAVPTTAIVRSGETSSVFVLRNGNFVKIDVKVGNSDEEFTAIEELQLSEGDKLVTKGSYYINGSSGEDEGAHSH, from the coding sequence ATGCAAAATATAAAATCAATTCTTTTATTACTGGCCCTCGGGGCTTTTGCCTCTTCCTGCCATTCGGGAAAGGAGGAAGCTAATATATCTGATGAAGTAACCCAGGAAATGGGACAAACAAATGGTACCATCCACCTTTCCGAAGAACAAATAAACATGGCCGGAATAACCTACGGAATGCCGGAAAAACGTAAGGTATCCTCTTACATTGAATGTACCGGAAAGGTAGAGGTACCGCCAAATAGCCTCGCCTCCGTTTATTCTTCTGTGAGCGGGTTCATCGGGGAAGTACGGCAATTGCCGGGTGATTATGTCAAAAAAGGAACTTTATTGACGACCATCAAACACCCTGACATTATCAAGCTTCAGACCAGTTACCTGGAAAGCAAAAGCCGGCTGGAATTTGCCGAGCAGGATTTTTTGCGAAAAAAGACCCTGATTGCGGAGGATGCCACCTCCCAAAAAACGTTCCAGGAAGCTAAATTGAACTATGAAACCGAGCAGGCTTCCTTCAAAGGCCTGAAAGCCGAACTGGACCTTATCGGGCTTTCCGTCAGTCAAATTGAAGCAGGGAATATTCAGCCTTACGTACAAATTTACGCTCCCATCAACGGGTTCGTGGCGACGGTAAATATTAACAAGGGTAAACTGATAGGTCCCAGCGATCTGCTTTATGAAATCGTAGACGACAGCCACATGCACCTGGAATTGCAAATTTTCGCCAAAGACATTCCAAAAGTCAAAAAAGGGCAGTATATTGAAGCCTTTGTTCCCGGGTTGGAAGATAAAATTGGAGCAGAGGTTCATTTGGTGGGCCATGTAATCGATATGGAAACCAAAACGACCATGGTTCACGGGCATTTTGAAGACAAACCCGCAACCCTGACCGCCGGAACTTATTTACATGCACGGATCTTTGATGAAGGGAAAGAGGTGCTTGCCGTTCCAACTACAGCTATCGTTAGGAGCGGGGAGACATCCTCTGTTTTCGTTTTACGAAATGGAAATTTTGTCAAAATAGACGTAAAAGTTGGAAATTCTGATGAAGAATTTACCGCAATAGAAGAACTGCAACTTTCCGAAGGCGATAAACTGGTTACGAAGGGATCCTATTACATCAACGGCTCATCAGGCGAAGATGAAGGAGCGCATAGTCATTGA